A genomic segment from Cinclus cinclus chromosome 11, bCinCin1.1, whole genome shotgun sequence encodes:
- the IL17C gene encoding interleukin-17C, whose protein sequence is MLAWSFNTWLMGWPCVLSLLAVLGQCRGLRRPSAGSAHSSVRCYSGAELGDEAPAQLLGRSLRWDRHVSVQLVPHLEQLEASGARRLRRHRPHACPALSLRSGLRSEPHERSISPWRYRIDEDENRYPRKLAFAECLCSGCVDAKTGRETTSLNSVTIHQTVLVLRRKPCPRPAGLGLVTLEVDYIRVPVGCTCVLPRTAF, encoded by the exons atgTTGGCGTGGTCCTTCAACACCTGGCTGATG GGCTGGCCGTGTGTCCTGTCCCTTTTGGCGGTGCTGGGGCAGTGCCGGGGGCTGCGGCGCCCCTCGGCCGGCTCTGCCCACTCCTCCGTGCGCTGCTACAGCGGGGCCGAGCTGGGGGACGAGGCTCCGGCGCAGCTCCTGGGGCGCAGCCTGCGCTGGGACCGCCACGTGTCGGTGCAGCTGGTGCCACATCTGGAACAGCTGGAGGCCAGCGGGGCCCGGCGGCTCCGGCGGCACCGCCCGCACGCGTGTCCCGCTCTGTCCCTGCGCTCCGGGCTCCGCAGCGAGCCCCACGAGCGCTCCATCTCCCCGTGGCGTTACCG CATCGACGAGGACGAGAACCGCTACCCACGCAAGTTGGCCTTCGCCGAGTGCCTGTGCAGCGGCTGCGTGGATGCGAAAACCGGCCGGGAGACCACGTCGCTCAACTCGGTGACGATCCACCAGACCGTGCTGGTGCTGCGGCGCAAGCCGTGCCCGCGGCcagcggggctggggctggtcACGCTGGAGGTGGATTACATCCGAGTGCCCGTGGGCTGCACCTGCGTCCTGCCCCGCACGGCGTTCTGA